The following DNA comes from bacterium.
TTAATTACCGGTATTTTGAATTTTTCATTTGGAGTTTATGTTTTGTTTCGTCGTCGCAACTTGGAGAGCTTCTTTTTCTTTATACTTTCCTTTGGTACTGCGGGGTGGGCATTAGCTATGGGGGTTATTTTGGGGCAGTTTACCCAAAACCAAATATTTAATCTTGTGCTTGATCGCCTTACTTACGCTTGTTCTATTATAGCCATACTAGGAATGCTTTTTTATGTTGTTTCTCTACAGACAGAGAATTTTTGGCAAGATTTTAAGAATAACAAGATATTATGGTTATTGTCAGTAATGGCGTTTATCAATTTCGCTTTGGTCCCTACTAATTTGATTAGTAATAACCCCGGCACTGCTGAAATGTCTGTTGGCCCTCTGATGATTTTTCTGGCTATTTTTCTTGTTTTAAGCACTTTATATATTCTTTATTATTGTTATAGGGGTTGGCAACGTTTTGAAGGGCGACTTAAGGCAAGATTTGCTTACATTGGAATAGTGTGGTTTTTGTCGGTAGCTATTGCTTTAGTTTTTAATGTCTGTTTGCCTATTTTGGGGGTTACTTCTTATCCGGCTATTGGTGCCATCTCTTCAATATTGGTAGTTTTTATGATAGGTTTGCTTGGTTTGGGCACGCTTGGTTTTTATATTACCGGAGCATTATTTGGGACTTTGGGGATGATGGTTGGTGTTTCCTCTATTATCCTTTTGGGTCTTGGAGTTTTTTTCGTTCTCGCTTATTTTCTTGTTAGCAGTCTTTTACAGAAGTTATAACAAAAATTATAGAGCAGGAGCAGAAAATAATCACTTGATAGATTTATCCTTAAAGTCCTGAATAAATACTTTGGGTGGATAGTGAGGAAGTTTAGGAGAGGAAAATAAAAATATGCCTGAATTACCAGAAGTGGAAACAATAAGGAGAGAAGCCCAAGAAGTACTAAAAGGTTTAAAAATTAAAAGAGTTAAAGTTTTAGATCCCAAACCAGTTAAAAGCCAAAAAAGAAAGTTTGAGGATTTAAAGGGTAGCATCAAAGGAGTGAGGCGTTTTGGCAAAATTTTGGTAATTGATCTTATATCTAAAAAAAGTATTCTTGTGCATTTAAAAATGACTGGTCAGCTGGTTTATGAAGGCAGGAAAAAGTTTGCCAGAGATTTTAAAAAAGGTTTTTTAGAAATGCCCAATAAGTATACGCGTTTGATTTTTTATCTTAACAAAGGCAAACTTTACTTTAGTGACTTGAGAAAGTTTGGCTATTTAAAACTGGTGGCTACTAAAAACCTTAAGGAAACTCCAGAAATTAAAAATTTAGGTTTGGAACCTTTGGATAAAGGGTTTAATTCTGATTTTTTGCAACAGGTTTTAGAAAAAACAAAGCGACCTGTCAAAATAGTTTTAATGGACCAGCGCAAAATTGCTGGGGTAGGCAACATTTATGCCAATGAAGCTTTGTTTTGGGCAAAGGTTAGGCCCCAGCGCCCAGCCAATACCCTGACAAAAAGAGAGACAAAACAACTAGTGGAATCTGTTAGAAAAGTAATAAAAGAAGGTATTGCCTTAAAAGGTGCAAGTGAGAATACTTATGTTGATCTTTTTGGGGCAAAAGGGAGTTTTATGAAAAAGGTAATGGTTTATCAGCGTGCAGGGAAAAGGTGTCATCTGTGTGGAGCCAGAATTAAAAAAATTGTTTTAGGGGGAAGGAGTTCTTTTTATTGCCCCAAGTGCCAACGCTAATCTAATATCTATTTATGCCTGCTTTTAGGCGCCTGCGAGGGATTGTTTTAGGACGCCGTGAATACCAAACAGACCTAGTGCTTGATTTTTTGACTAAAAAAGGGGTTTTTAAGATTAAAGCCAAAGGCGTTTTAAAGGCCAAAGCCAAGCTTAAAGGTGCGGTTGAGCTTTTTGATTTTGCTGAATGGGAAATTGTAGAAGGTAAAAATCTAGTTCTTGTTGGTGCCAAATTAATCAAAAGGCCTATTTATTTGCGCAACTCTTTGCTAAAAATCCTTTGCCTTAAAGCTTTGGCAGAAATTACACTTTTGGTTGTCAAAGTTGATACAGAAAAAGTCTTTTGGCTTTGGTTTAATCTTTTGCGTTCTTTAAAAGAGATCCCTTCAGAAAAAATAGAGGTGGTGTTTTGCGGCTTTATAGCGCGTTTGTTTTATTTAGAAGGTTTGCTTGATGCTGGCGGCAAGCTGGATGGTTTTCAAATTGAAAAACGTTTTTTGCGCGATCTTTTAGAACTGCCTTATAAAGAACTGCTTGAAAAGTACCCTTTGGAAAAATTCTTGGATTTTATGCGAATTACTGCTCAATGGCTGAGGGTTACAGACAAAGAAAGTTCTGTTTTAAATGTTTTTTTCCGGCAAGTCAACTTGTCCAAAGGCAAAAAAGGGTTTAAAATTTAGTCAGTTTATCTAAATAAAATTTTTATGTCTGAATTAACCTCATTAGAACCGCTTGTTGAGTTGGCAAAAAAAAGAGGGTTTATTTACCAAAGCTCTGAAATCTATGGCGGCGCCGGAGGGGTTTATGACTGGGGCCCTTTAGGAGTAGAGGTAAAAAATAATCTAAAAAGATTGTTTTGGCGTCGCTTTGTTCACCAACGGGAAGATATCTTAGGGATTGACGCCGGTATTCTAATGGCAAGAGCGGTTTGGCAGGCCTCAGGGCATGAAGCCAACTTTGTTGATTTGATGGTAGAGTGTAAAAAGTGCCATCAGCGTTTTCGCATTGATGAAATAAAAGATAATAAGTGTCTTTCTTGCGGCGGAGAGCTGAGTTTGCCCAAGAAGTTTAATTTAATGTTTAAAACTTATTTTGGGCCTGTTGAGGATGCTGGCCACCTTACTTTTTTAAGGCCTGAAACTGCGCAGGGAATGTTTGTAAACTTTAAAAATGTGCTGGATACGATGAGGGTCAAAATTCCTTTTGGTTTGGCGCAAATTGGCAAATCTTTTCGCAATGAGATAACGCCTAAAAACTTTATTTTTCGTTCCCGTGAGTTTGAACAAGGGGAGATTGAGTTTTTTATTCCTCCAAATGAAAAAGGGGGAGAAAAGTGGTTTAAATTTTGGGTAAAAGAATGGAAAGAGTTTTTTGTTAGTCTTGGTTTAAGTGAAAAAAATTTGCGTTTGCGGGCCCATAAAAAAGAAGAGCTGTCCCATTATTCTAAAGCTACTGTAGATATTGAGTATAAGTTTCCTTTTGGTTGGGCTGAGTTAGCCGGTATAGCCAACAGGACTGATTTTGATTTGCGTCGCCACAGCCAAGTTTCTGGCAAGGATTTGCGTTATTACGATGAAGAAAAAAAGAAAAAGTACTACCCTTGGGTAATAGAACCAACATTAGGTATTGATAGGACTATTTTGGCTTTATTTTGTGAAGGTTATGAGGAGTTTTCTCAAGGTCGTTCCGGCAAAGGGGAAAAAGAGATTGTGCTCAAGCTGGATCCCAGACTTTCTCCTTATAAAGCAGCTATTTTTCCTTTGGTTAAAAAAGAGGAGTTAGTTGAATTGGCGCGTAAAATCTATAAAAAACTACAGAAAGATTTCAATGTTTTTTATGATGAGTCAGGTTCTATTGGCCGCAGGTATCGTCGTCAGGACGAAATCGGAACCCCTTATTGTTTAACTATTGACTTTGATTCTTTGGGTGATAAAAAAGTGACTATTCGTGATTTAAAAACCATGAAGCAGGAAAGGGTTTTAATCTTGGATATCCCGCGTTGGCTTAAAAAAAGAGTTGGCCTTTAAGCTGTGGAAAACATTTTTTTTAAAATAGGGGATAATATAGAAAAATAATGTTTCAAAATGCGTCGGCGTAAAT
Coding sequences within:
- a CDS encoding recombination protein O N-terminal domain-containing protein, with amino-acid sequence MPAFRRLRGIVLGRREYQTDLVLDFLTKKGVFKIKAKGVLKAKAKLKGAVELFDFAEWEIVEGKNLVLVGAKLIKRPIYLRNSLLKILCLKALAEITLLVVKVDTEKVFWLWFNLLRSLKEIPSEKIEVVFCGFIARLFYLEGLLDAGGKLDGFQIEKRFLRDLLELPYKELLEKYPLEKFLDFMRITAQWLRVTDKESSVLNVFFRQVNLSKGKKGFKI
- a CDS encoding glycine--tRNA ligase, which translates into the protein MSELTSLEPLVELAKKRGFIYQSSEIYGGAGGVYDWGPLGVEVKNNLKRLFWRRFVHQREDILGIDAGILMARAVWQASGHEANFVDLMVECKKCHQRFRIDEIKDNKCLSCGGELSLPKKFNLMFKTYFGPVEDAGHLTFLRPETAQGMFVNFKNVLDTMRVKIPFGLAQIGKSFRNEITPKNFIFRSREFEQGEIEFFIPPNEKGGEKWFKFWVKEWKEFFVSLGLSEKNLRLRAHKKEELSHYSKATVDIEYKFPFGWAELAGIANRTDFDLRRHSQVSGKDLRYYDEEKKKKYYPWVIEPTLGIDRTILALFCEGYEEFSQGRSGKGEKEIVLKLDPRLSPYKAAIFPLVKKEELVELARKIYKKLQKDFNVFYDESGSIGRRYRRQDEIGTPYCLTIDFDSLGDKKVTIRDLKTMKQERVLILDIPRWLKKRVGL
- the mutM gene encoding bifunctional DNA-formamidopyrimidine glycosylase/DNA-(apurinic or apyrimidinic site) lyase, with the translated sequence MPELPEVETIRREAQEVLKGLKIKRVKVLDPKPVKSQKRKFEDLKGSIKGVRRFGKILVIDLISKKSILVHLKMTGQLVYEGRKKFARDFKKGFLEMPNKYTRLIFYLNKGKLYFSDLRKFGYLKLVATKNLKETPEIKNLGLEPLDKGFNSDFLQQVLEKTKRPVKIVLMDQRKIAGVGNIYANEALFWAKVRPQRPANTLTKRETKQLVESVRKVIKEGIALKGASENTYVDLFGAKGSFMKKVMVYQRAGKRCHLCGARIKKIVLGGRSSFYCPKCQR